GGCGGCCCCCCGCCACGATCTCTCGGTTCGGGCGTTGGGTCATTCTCTCCTATCACTCCCTTGAGGATCGCTTGGTCAAGACCCACTTTCGGCGGCACCAGGCACAGGGTGTGTTGCGCGTGCTGACCAAGAAAGTGGTCAGGCCCACGCCCGAAGAAATTCGGCAGAACCCGCGGGCGCGCTCGGCGCGCCTGCGGGCAGCAGAGATCTTGAACCGTGCGGCGGTCGTGCAATGACTGAAATTTACTACGTGAAGGCAATAGATAACTCGCGTCTGGTGCGAGCGGTCGATCCGGCTCGACGGCGGGAGTGCGGGCAATTGCTGCTGCTTGCGTCGGTCGTCCTGCTGGGGGCGCTGTTCTACTCCTGGCAGCATTTCCAGTGCATCCAGTTGGGCTACCAGATTGAAGGACTCAAGGAGCAGCGCGAGCAGGCGATGGAGCTGAACCGTCAACTCCGCCTGGAAGCCGCTTCTCTCCGCGACCCAATGCGGATCGACGCCATTGCCGGTTCTGAGCTGGGCTTGGTGGTGCCCAGCCCACCTCAACGGATGCGCGTGGCTCCCGGCGCAACGGCTGAGCCTGTCATCGCTCGTGCAGGACACCCGGCAGCGGCCAGAGCCACACCCATCCCAAGCACCGACTAGGGCCCTTCCAACTTGAGAAAGCTAAGAGGGAAGGAAGACGACCGCCTACCGCCGTCATCGCGATACAGCGAGAGTCATAGGGCAAATAGTTGGAAGGGCACTACCACACGCCACCGGCGGGTTCCGCCCTCGGGCCAAGGCTGATCCGCCTGGGGCAGACAGGTGGGCAGGCCTGGCTTGGAGGAACAAGCCGGCCGTGCGGAGTGTGTCTGAGCGGGAGTGATGGCCCAGGTGGTCTGAGGGAACAATGAGCTATTTGGCAGCGGGGTCCGCCAACGGCGGCGTGCCCGGTGGAGCGCCCGACGGACCGCTTTGCTTGTCCGGGAGACGCCCTGTTGGTGAAGATCGGAGAGCCCCGCACACCGACCTGAAGCTTCGGGGTCGGACGCTCGCCCTGGTGGCATTTCTCTGGCTGGGGGTGGTTGCCGGGCGGCTCGTCCATCTGCAACTCTTCCAACACGCGGAATTGCGGGCCCGCGCGCAACGCCAGCAACAACGTTTGGTGGAAGTGACCCCCAAGCGGGGGATCCTCTTCGACCGCAACGGTCGCGAGCTGGCCATGTCCATCCAGGTTGACTCCTGCTTTGCCGTGCCATCGGAGCTGGCGGACCCGAGGCTGGCCAGCCGGCTGCTGGGCAAGATCCTCAAAACGGAATCCGAAGAGCTACTCTCCCGCTTTCGGTCCTCGCGTTCGTTTTGCTGGGTCGCTCGCAAGGTTGATCCCGTCCAAGTGGAGCAAATTCGCCGGCTCAACCTGAAGGGAATCTACTTCCAAAAGGAAAACCGCCGGTTTTATCCGAAAGGGACGCTGGCGGCACACGCCCTCGGATACGTGGACATTGACGAAAAAGGCCTGGGCGGCATCGAGTACAGCATGGACGCGTTGGTGCGCGGGCGCCCGGGAAGGCTGCTTATCCTTG
Above is a window of Candidatus Acidiferrales bacterium DNA encoding:
- a CDS encoding cell division protein FtsL yields the protein MTEIYYVKAIDNSRLVRAVDPARRRECGQLLLLASVVLLGALFYSWQHFQCIQLGYQIEGLKEQREQAMELNRQLRLEAASLRDPMRIDAIAGSELGLVVPSPPQRMRVAPGATAEPVIARAGHPAAARATPIPSTD
- the mraW gene encoding 16S rRNA (cytosine(1402)-N(4))-methyltransferase, which codes for RPPATISRFGRWVILSYHSLEDRLVKTHFRRHQAQGVLRVLTKKVVRPTPEEIRQNPRARSARLRAAEILNRAAVVQ